A region of Blastocatellia bacterium DNA encodes the following proteins:
- a CDS encoding M20/M25/M40 family metallo-hydrolase, with protein MKKISFTLLSLILTGALAMPAGNAYAQRKGEKPTPAATPHGNADYIKAEQLKDYLYFVASDEMEGRDTPSRGLDTTAKFLAMTLSRWGLKPAGDEGTYFQRIMLRREKVVPAQTHAEINGQNFSYGDDFLAQPVNGTASGPLIYVGHGFMFKAKDVDAYKGIDAKDKIVVIAGSGLPKGVSFSDFKGKQGVDWEEPFTNAIKHGAKGIIFAASFQTMANWDRSRHLDLERGSISVEKFRTQGGTAIPAINASPKMLTALFQGEKESGSVVFNRAAAGDPVEPFDFVATKKVSFTVTTGAEQVGTQNVVAVLEGGDPVLKSEYVAIGAHYDHVGIGNPVDGDAIYNGADDDGSGTVSVLAIAEAFARGPRPKRSILFIWHCGEEKGLWGSRYFTENPTIPINQVITQLNIDMIGRTKTENDKPGNQPLPRPGEVFLIGSKLMSTELGEISEAVNKSYLNLAFNYRYDDPKDPNRFFYRSDHFNYARKGIPIIFYMDGEHEDYHRVTDSVEKIDYQNMEKIARTIYATAWELANRATRPRVDKPLADEVTKP; from the coding sequence TTGAAAAAAATTAGTTTCACTCTATTAAGTCTTATACTGACCGGCGCGCTCGCGATGCCCGCCGGGAACGCCTACGCCCAGCGCAAAGGCGAGAAGCCCACTCCTGCCGCGACGCCTCACGGCAACGCCGACTATATCAAAGCAGAGCAGTTGAAAGACTACCTTTACTTCGTCGCCTCGGATGAGATGGAAGGCCGCGACACGCCATCGCGCGGGCTGGACACCACAGCGAAGTTCTTAGCGATGACGCTCTCGCGGTGGGGACTCAAGCCCGCCGGTGACGAGGGCACATACTTTCAGCGCATAATGCTCAGGCGAGAGAAGGTCGTGCCCGCGCAGACACACGCGGAGATAAACGGCCAGAATTTCAGTTACGGCGATGACTTCCTGGCCCAGCCCGTCAACGGGACCGCGAGCGGCCCGCTCATCTATGTCGGCCACGGGTTCATGTTCAAAGCGAAAGACGTGGACGCTTACAAAGGCATCGATGCGAAAGACAAGATCGTGGTCATAGCCGGGTCGGGGCTTCCAAAGGGGGTGAGCTTCAGCGATTTTAAGGGCAAGCAGGGCGTCGATTGGGAAGAGCCATTCACCAACGCGATCAAGCATGGGGCGAAGGGAATTATCTTTGCCGCCAGCTTTCAGACGATGGCGAACTGGGACAGATCCCGCCATCTCGATCTGGAGCGAGGCTCAATATCCGTAGAGAAATTCCGCACGCAGGGCGGCACTGCGATACCCGCGATCAACGCTTCGCCGAAGATGCTCACGGCGCTCTTTCAGGGGGAGAAGGAGTCTGGCTCTGTCGTCTTCAACCGGGCGGCAGCGGGCGACCCGGTCGAGCCATTCGATTTCGTCGCGACCAAGAAGGTGAGCTTTACCGTCACGACGGGGGCCGAGCAGGTGGGCACTCAAAATGTGGTAGCCGTGCTCGAAGGCGGCGACCCTGTGCTTAAAAGCGAGTACGTCGCCATCGGCGCGCACTACGATCACGTAGGCATCGGAAATCCCGTGGACGGCGACGCAATCTATAACGGCGCGGACGACGACGGCTCCGGCACGGTCTCCGTGCTTGCGATAGCCGAAGCCTTCGCGCGAGGGCCTCGCCCGAAGCGGTCGATTCTTTTCATCTGGCATTGCGGCGAAGAGAAAGGGCTGTGGGGGTCGAGGTACTTTACAGAGAATCCCACGATCCCGATCAACCAGGTCATCACACAGCTCAACATAGATATGATCGGGCGAACGAAGACGGAGAATGACAAGCCCGGTAATCAGCCGCTGCCAAGACCGGGTGAAGTTTTTCTCATAGGCTCTAAGCTGATGAGCACGGAACTCGGCGAGATAAGCGAGGCGGTGAACAAGTCTTACCTCAACCTCGCGTTCAATTATCGCTATGACGATCCGAAGGACCCTAACCGTTTCTTTTACCGCAGCGACCATTTCAACTACGCGCGTAAAGGAATCCCCATCATCTTTTACATGGACGGCGAGCACGAGGACTATCACCGCGTGACTGACTCCGTCGAGAAGATCGATTATCAGAACATGGAAAAGATTGCGCGCACGATTTACGCGACGGCCTGGGAGCTGGCCAATCGAGCGACACGCCCGCGCGTAGACAAGCCACTGGCGGATGAGGTCACGAAGCCATAG
- the lptC gene encoding LPS export ABC transporter periplasmic protein LptC, whose protein sequence is MLRVKLLSAGRLIALALFVTIAAALAVYLVMRHKRSEPEAKGHLIDGKIVAVFNNTRYAHEVEGKVRFVLTAGTDKTYENGGHELEQVQLESFGADGNRHDFVTSERANVSDTSDLNKLIGEFISNVVVRTSDGLTVKTDYMRYDSVKNTVETDKPVAFEGRNYTGTCTGALIEATEERAHLLADVDFTIKPGDEKKEPATGKSAAPAGQREETAAEREARRARKRARKLARKQAEAAALAKANPDAAAGNPTAPAATARAGDRGGAPQFQSKEPTRVRCGSALLEKKEHRITLDGSANITQKADEMRADKIVAHTDDTNHIERAEARGNAYLKQGDRAEVQSPDMDFFFGASHQLERAVATGGAQTRSLGQEPLREARADTLEALFNPTAAGSLAETIKATGNADVKMHAPQPANAQQNPTERQLTANNITLEFHPDGKNLRAADASENAVMTVTPVRAVKGADKKTIHAPQMNAVFYEQENRIKTYTATGGVRIDIEATVKDAHPPRVTTSKSLKADFLADSQDIDQALQEGDFKYNEGDRHGLAERAIYDGQKEILNLRGKRPQAWDAKSRTQADEIDYDRQKDESHARGDVRTTYYSRETTNDATPFKNTKSPVFITAERADARNDEGIAIYTGKARGWQDDNFVKGDRIELYQDDKRMVATGNVESALYQAQRETTPGKRETVPGFATAERMNYSDTERLVHYEGNVHARQGADRIDAAKVDVYLQKETNEVDRMLADGNVTLTQPARRGTGDHLVYTASDGRAVLSGKNARVDDAEQGSTMGTELTFYSRDDRIQVENRQGTGRVRSTHRLTKSKEN, encoded by the coding sequence ATGTTACGAGTCAAGCTCTTATCCGCAGGAAGATTGATAGCCCTGGCGCTGTTCGTCACGATTGCCGCGGCGCTCGCCGTCTACCTGGTGATGCGCCATAAGCGCAGCGAGCCGGAAGCCAAAGGACATCTCATTGACGGCAAGATCGTCGCCGTCTTCAACAACACGCGCTACGCCCATGAGGTCGAAGGCAAGGTGCGCTTCGTGCTGACCGCCGGCACCGATAAGACCTACGAGAACGGCGGGCACGAGCTGGAACAGGTGCAGCTTGAATCGTTCGGCGCCGACGGCAACCGCCACGACTTCGTCACCTCTGAGCGCGCCAACGTCAGCGACACCAGTGACCTCAACAAGCTGATCGGCGAGTTCATCAGCAACGTCGTCGTCCGAACCTCAGATGGCTTGACGGTGAAGACCGACTACATGCGCTACGACAGCGTCAAGAACACTGTGGAAACCGATAAGCCGGTGGCGTTCGAGGGGCGCAACTACACGGGCACTTGCACTGGCGCGCTGATTGAAGCCACCGAAGAGCGCGCGCACCTGCTCGCTGACGTTGACTTCACGATCAAGCCGGGCGACGAAAAGAAAGAGCCGGCGACCGGCAAGAGCGCCGCGCCGGCTGGGCAGCGCGAAGAGACTGCCGCCGAGCGCGAAGCCCGGCGGGCGCGCAAACGCGCTCGCAAGCTGGCTCGCAAGCAAGCCGAAGCGGCGGCGCTCGCCAAAGCCAACCCTGATGCCGCCGCCGGCAACCCCACCGCGCCCGCCGCCACCGCCAGAGCCGGCGACCGCGGTGGCGCGCCGCAATTTCAATCGAAAGAACCGACACGGGTGCGCTGCGGCAGCGCTTTGCTTGAAAAGAAAGAGCATCGCATCACGCTCGACGGCAGCGCCAACATTACGCAGAAGGCCGACGAGATGCGCGCCGATAAGATCGTCGCCCACACAGACGACACCAATCACATCGAGCGTGCCGAAGCGCGCGGCAACGCTTACCTCAAACAGGGCGACCGCGCAGAGGTGCAATCGCCCGACATGGACTTTTTCTTCGGCGCGTCGCATCAACTCGAACGCGCCGTCGCTACGGGCGGCGCGCAGACGCGCTCGCTCGGCCAGGAGCCTTTGCGCGAAGCGCGCGCCGACACGCTCGAAGCTCTCTTCAATCCGACCGCCGCCGGCAGCCTGGCTGAAACGATCAAAGCCACCGGCAACGCCGATGTAAAAATGCATGCGCCGCAGCCCGCCAACGCGCAGCAGAACCCGACCGAGCGTCAACTGACCGCCAACAACATTACGTTAGAATTTCATCCCGACGGCAAAAACCTGCGCGCCGCCGACGCCAGCGAAAACGCCGTGATGACGGTGACGCCGGTGCGCGCCGTCAAAGGCGCCGACAAGAAGACGATTCACGCGCCGCAGATGAACGCGGTCTTCTACGAGCAGGAGAACCGCATTAAGACTTACACGGCGACCGGCGGCGTCCGCATTGACATCGAAGCGACCGTTAAAGACGCGCACCCGCCGCGCGTCACCACCAGCAAGAGTTTGAAGGCCGACTTTCTAGCCGACTCGCAGGACATTGATCAGGCGCTACAGGAAGGCGATTTCAAGTACAACGAAGGCGACCGCCACGGCCTTGCCGAGCGCGCCATCTACGACGGGCAGAAAGAGATTCTCAACCTGCGCGGCAAGCGCCCGCAGGCATGGGACGCCAAATCGCGCACACAGGCCGACGAGATCGATTACGACCGCCAGAAAGACGAGAGCCACGCGCGCGGCGACGTGCGCACGACCTACTACAGCCGCGAAACGACGAACGACGCGACGCCGTTTAAGAACACCAAGTCGCCGGTCTTCATCACCGCCGAGCGCGCCGATGCGCGCAATGACGAGGGCATCGCCATCTACACCGGCAAGGCGCGCGGCTGGCAGGACGACAACTTCGTCAAAGGCGACCGCATCGAACTTTATCAAGATGACAAGCGCATGGTGGCGACGGGCAACGTCGAAAGCGCGCTCTATCAGGCGCAGCGCGAAACCACGCCCGGTAAGCGCGAAACCGTTCCTGGTTTCGCCACCGCCGAGCGCATGAATTACTCGGACACCGAGCGCCTTGTCCACTACGAAGGCAACGTCCATGCGCGGCAAGGCGCCGACCGCATCGATGCGGCGAAGGTAGACGTCTACTTGCAGAAAGAGACGAACGAGGTTGACCGCATGCTGGCCGACGGCAACGTCACCCTGACCCAGCCGGCGCGTCGCGGCACGGGCGATCATCTGGTCTATACCGCGAGCGACGGGCGCGCGGTTTTGAGCGGCAAAAACGCCCGCGTCGACGACGCCGAGCAGGGCTCGACCATGGGCACTGAATTGACTTTCTATAGTCGCGATGATAGGATTCAGGTCGAAAACAGACAGGGCACGGGCCGGGTTCGATCTACTCATCGTTTGACAAAATCCAAAGAGAATTAG
- the rpoN gene encoding RNA polymerase factor sigma-54, whose protein sequence is MSVKPHLTTSLQQRLVLTPQMRQRIELLAMTKLELSDMVTTEMSANPVLEEVAPGDGPDEHTTISDDIAAIDAVTADYAGAEASKAGPVDGQAMSDFTTSAETATVNAVEAPISGEAEVEPERERDPFQEIDFGETWEQYLDPGYKTHEYEAKDDVSFENMLTRRQSLYEQLIEQLHLTDVPGDVRSAGEAIIGNLDDNTGFLDATLEEIAAMGPWPLETVERALHIVQRLDPVGVAARDVRESLLIQLDVRGMGDTLATRMVRDHFESLQTHKLPELAKTLGVPLEQVIAEMEIVKQLDPKPGRKYSAEEAQPVVPEVTIEKVGDSYVIRFEDEGMPHLRINRTYRQMMESKDATKETRDYIKERFRSAVDLLKNIEHRRQTIYRVCQSIVERQQEFLDKGIEYLRPMMLKDVAEDIGMHLSTVSRVVNRKYVNTPQGVYELRRFFTEGMKSDSGEDVSTRVLKLQIKKMIEAEDPHHPITDDEIAKRLARQGVKMSRRTVAKYRDQMRIPGSRERRAIV, encoded by the coding sequence ATGTCTGTCAAGCCACATCTTACAACGAGTCTTCAACAGCGGCTGGTGTTGACGCCGCAGATGCGGCAACGCATTGAGCTGCTGGCGATGACCAAGCTCGAACTGTCGGATATGGTCACCACTGAGATGTCCGCCAACCCGGTCCTCGAAGAGGTCGCGCCCGGCGACGGGCCGGACGAGCACACGACGATTTCCGACGACATCGCCGCCATTGACGCGGTGACGGCGGATTACGCCGGCGCCGAGGCGAGCAAGGCCGGGCCGGTTGACGGGCAGGCGATGAGCGATTTCACGACCTCAGCCGAGACCGCCACCGTTAACGCCGTCGAAGCGCCGATCAGCGGTGAAGCGGAAGTCGAGCCCGAGCGCGAGCGCGACCCGTTCCAGGAGATTGACTTTGGCGAAACCTGGGAGCAGTACCTCGATCCCGGTTACAAGACGCACGAGTACGAGGCCAAAGACGACGTTTCGTTCGAGAATATGTTGACCCGCCGACAGTCGCTCTACGAGCAACTGATCGAGCAGCTCCACCTGACGGATGTGCCGGGGGATGTGCGCTCGGCGGGCGAAGCCATCATTGGTAATCTGGATGACAATACCGGCTTTCTCGACGCCACGCTCGAAGAGATTGCCGCCATGGGGCCGTGGCCTCTAGAAACCGTCGAACGCGCCCTGCACATTGTCCAGCGGCTCGATCCCGTGGGGGTCGCGGCGCGCGACGTGCGCGAGTCGTTGCTGATTCAACTCGATGTCCGCGGCATGGGCGACACGCTGGCGACGCGCATGGTGCGCGACCATTTCGAGAGCCTGCAAACGCACAAGCTGCCGGAGCTGGCTAAGACGCTGGGGGTGCCGCTCGAACAGGTGATCGCCGAGATGGAGATCGTCAAGCAGCTCGACCCGAAGCCGGGGCGCAAGTATTCCGCCGAAGAGGCGCAGCCGGTCGTCCCCGAAGTCACCATCGAAAAGGTCGGCGACAGCTACGTCATCCGCTTTGAAGACGAGGGCATGCCGCACCTGCGCATCAACCGCACGTACCGCCAGATGATGGAGTCGAAAGACGCCACCAAAGAGACGCGCGACTATATCAAAGAGCGCTTTCGCTCGGCGGTTGATCTGCTCAAGAACATCGAGCACCGGCGGCAGACGATCTACCGCGTCTGTCAATCCATCGTCGAGCGCCAGCAAGAATTCCTCGACAAGGGCATCGAGTACCTGCGCCCGATGATGCTCAAAGACGTCGCCGAAGACATCGGCATGCACCTGAGCACGGTATCGCGCGTCGTCAACCGCAAGTACGTCAACACGCCGCAAGGCGTCTACGAGTTGCGGCGCTTCTTCACCGAAGGCATGAAGAGCGATTCGGGCGAAGACGTCTCGACGCGCGTGCTCAAGCTACAGATCAAGAAGATGATCGAGGCCGAAGATCCCCACCACCCGATCACCGATGATGAGATCGCCAAGCGGCTGGCGAGACAGGGCGTGAAGATGAGTCGCCGAACGGTTGCCAAGTACCGCGACCAGATGCGCATCCCTGGCTCGCGCGAACGCCGCGCCATCGTATGA
- the recJ gene encoding single-stranded-DNA-specific exonuclease RecJ, which translates to MTSRVPNKRWVQTHADSAQIARLARDLHLSDVLATVLANRGITDPQTAHSFLHPSINDLHDPFLMQDMRAAVRRILEAVARKEKILIYGDYDVDGTTSTVILKKALTLVGADVAYYIPERLKDGYGLREDAMDMAKAQGYHLIISVDTGIRARQVVEHARALGLDIIITDHHLPEQGLPRANAVLNPKRSDCNYPNKNLAGCGVAFKLAQALFIETGRTNLIEPFIKIAAIGTIADIVPLTGENRVIARYGLAGLSRPNNPGLRALLEVAGVAGRPVSCVDVGFRIGPRINAVGRMAGASAAVDLFDAPDLETAMKLAMQMNEQNLARQQAEADILAQVMAAIERDPSVRQSRVAVIAGEGWHRGVIGIVASKVVEHLHRPAIVISIENGVGHGSGRSIEAFHLLDGLESCGELFERFGGHAHAAGLAIAADRIDELRRRLNDHAAGVLNDEALVPIVETDYTLPLKQASLETLAELARLEPFGPGNPQPIFEAHGAQIVQSPRVLKEKHLKFRVQQASRWLDCLWWGAGHRAQDVFLGDRVSLAFTLSENTYNGNTQAQLILKDLKIE; encoded by the coding sequence ATGACATCAAGAGTCCCGAACAAACGATGGGTGCAAACACACGCCGACAGCGCGCAGATTGCGCGGCTGGCGCGCGACCTGCACCTGTCCGACGTTCTCGCGACGGTGCTCGCCAATCGTGGCATCACCGACCCGCAGACCGCGCACAGCTTTCTCCACCCATCGATCAACGATCTGCACGACCCGTTCCTGATGCAGGACATGCGCGCGGCCGTGCGCCGCATCCTCGAAGCCGTGGCGCGCAAAGAGAAGATTCTCATCTACGGCGACTATGACGTTGACGGCACGACCTCGACGGTCATTCTCAAGAAGGCGCTGACGCTCGTAGGCGCTGATGTGGCGTATTACATCCCTGAGCGCTTGAAAGACGGCTACGGCCTGCGCGAAGACGCGATGGACATGGCCAAGGCGCAGGGCTATCACCTGATCATCAGCGTTGATACAGGAATTCGCGCCCGCCAGGTCGTCGAACATGCGCGCGCGCTCGGCCTCGACATCATCATCACTGACCACCATCTGCCGGAACAGGGGCTGCCGCGCGCCAACGCCGTGCTCAACCCGAAGCGCAGCGATTGTAATTACCCCAACAAAAACCTCGCCGGCTGCGGCGTCGCCTTCAAGCTGGCGCAGGCACTGTTCATTGAAACCGGGCGCACCAACCTGATCGAGCCGTTCATCAAGATCGCCGCCATCGGCACCATCGCCGACATCGTGCCGTTGACGGGTGAAAATCGCGTCATCGCTCGATATGGGCTGGCGGGCCTGAGCCGCCCGAATAATCCGGGGCTGCGCGCCCTGCTCGAAGTCGCCGGCGTCGCGGGCCGCCCGGTGTCGTGCGTGGATGTCGGCTTTCGCATCGGCCCGCGCATCAATGCGGTGGGTCGCATGGCCGGCGCGAGCGCGGCGGTTGACCTCTTCGACGCGCCCGATCTGGAGACCGCCATGAAGCTCGCCATGCAGATGAACGAGCAGAACCTGGCGCGGCAGCAGGCCGAGGCAGACATCCTGGCTCAGGTCATGGCGGCCATCGAGCGCGACCCCAGCGTGCGCCAGTCGCGCGTCGCGGTCATTGCCGGCGAAGGATGGCACCGCGGCGTCATCGGCATCGTCGCCTCGAAGGTCGTCGAGCACCTGCACCGCCCGGCCATCGTCATCTCGATTGAAAACGGCGTCGGGCATGGCAGCGGGCGCTCAATTGAAGCGTTTCACCTGCTCGATGGGCTGGAGAGTTGTGGCGAGTTGTTCGAGCGCTTTGGCGGCCACGCGCACGCCGCCGGCCTCGCGATAGCCGCCGACCGCATTGATGAGTTGCGGCGGCGCTTGAACGATCATGCGGCCGGCGTCTTAAACGACGAGGCGCTGGTGCCCATCGTCGAGACCGATTACACGCTGCCGCTCAAGCAAGCGTCACTGGAAACGCTGGCCGAGCTGGCGCGGCTAGAGCCGTTCGGGCCGGGCAATCCCCAGCCGATCTTCGAAGCGCACGGCGCGCAGATCGTCCAGTCGCCGCGCGTCCTCAAAGAGAAGCACCTGAAGTTCCGCGTGCAGCAAGCGAGCCGCTGGCTCGACTGCCTCTGGTGGGGCGCCGGCCATCGCGCCCAAGACGTTTTCTTAGGTGACCGCGTCAGCCTCGCCTTCACGCTTTCCGAAAACACCTACAACGGCAACACCCAGGCGCAACTGATCCTCAAAGACTTGAAGATCGAGTAG
- the rnr gene encoding ribonuclease R — translation MDLSPQRVLKALPKSRERAVTVDRLAEALGLSETQTARLREYLKEFARTGLAAMKNHRYWRKSFDGLLIGTLRGTRSGHAFVVPEDERERQRGDLFIGERQMGAALHGDMVIARVTAQKARGREGRIEAVLRGTAPTVVGRFIKLPAESFVSPIDERFLHEVSVAAADARGARDGDIVNVEITRPPIAGRPPWGRVVEVLGPPDTPGIDIEIIIRKHRLPHVFSEAALAQAEVIPESISNENLTGRVDLRDWLTITIDGETARDFDDAVSLERLPNGRARLGVHIADVSHYVREASALDEEAFRRGTSVYFPERAIPMLPERLSNGICSLNPRVDRLTMSALIELDARGRVVDYRLAPSVIHSRERMTYTQVNEIITHPEGETARRYAHIRDMVLRMHQLTLLLIEQREARGAIDFDLPEAELWFNDEGQIGGILRSERNIAHRLIEEFMLLANETVARHLDGLGVPLLFRVHEEPNPVKVEEFAEIAASFGHKFSMHGPVPQRGFQHLATQIRGLPEERMLSYLMLRSMQRAKYAAKNEGHYGLAMKTYTHFTSPIRRYPDLIVHRVLREVVERGRTNAADFAIDLGERRALKRLAAPVLDEESETTLRSRLVNIGEHASERERVAADAERELMDWRKAEFMAGRVGEVFDGVITSVKDYGFYVELNDFFVEGLVHISTLTDDEYEYQERKHRLSGGRTNRKYRLGDAVRVVVSRVDRTRHLIDFALSD, via the coding sequence ATGGATCTTTCACCGCAACGAGTCCTGAAGGCGCTGCCGAAATCACGCGAGCGCGCCGTCACCGTAGATCGCCTGGCCGAAGCCCTCGGCTTAAGCGAAACCCAAACGGCGCGGCTGCGCGAGTATTTGAAAGAGTTCGCGCGAACCGGCCTGGCGGCGATGAAGAATCATCGCTACTGGCGCAAGTCGTTCGACGGGCTGTTGATCGGCACGCTGCGCGGCACGCGCTCCGGCCATGCCTTCGTCGTGCCCGAAGATGAGCGCGAGCGGCAGCGCGGCGACCTCTTTATCGGCGAGCGCCAGATGGGCGCGGCGCTGCACGGCGATATGGTCATCGCCCGCGTCACGGCACAGAAAGCACGCGGGCGCGAAGGCCGCATCGAAGCCGTCTTGCGCGGCACGGCGCCGACGGTCGTTGGCCGCTTTATCAAGCTCCCGGCGGAGAGTTTCGTTTCCCCGATTGACGAGCGCTTTCTCCATGAAGTGAGTGTTGCGGCCGCTGACGCCAGGGGCGCACGCGACGGCGATATCGTCAACGTCGAGATCACCCGCCCGCCGATTGCCGGTCGCCCGCCCTGGGGCCGCGTCGTCGAAGTCCTCGGCCCGCCCGACACGCCCGGCATCGATATCGAGATCATCATCCGCAAACATCGCTTGCCGCATGTCTTTTCGGAAGCGGCGCTCGCCCAAGCCGAAGTCATACCGGAAAGCATCAGTAATGAAAACCTCACAGGGCGAGTTGACCTGCGCGACTGGCTGACGATCACGATTGACGGCGAAACCGCCAGAGATTTTGACGACGCGGTCTCTTTAGAGCGCTTACCGAACGGGCGGGCGCGGCTCGGCGTCCACATCGCCGACGTCAGCCATTATGTGCGCGAAGCGAGCGCCCTCGACGAAGAAGCATTTCGGCGCGGCACCTCGGTCTATTTCCCTGAGCGCGCCATCCCGATGTTGCCGGAACGATTGTCGAACGGCATCTGCTCGCTCAATCCGCGGGTGGATCGCCTGACGATGTCGGCGCTCATCGAGCTGGACGCGCGCGGGCGTGTCGTAGATTACCGGCTCGCGCCAAGCGTCATTCACAGCCGCGAGCGCATGACCTATACGCAGGTCAACGAGATCATCACCCATCCCGAAGGCGAAACGGCGCGGCGCTATGCTCACATCCGCGATATGGTCCTCAGAATGCACCAGCTCACGCTGCTGCTCATCGAGCAGCGCGAGGCGCGTGGCGCGATTGACTTTGATCTGCCCGAAGCCGAGCTGTGGTTCAACGACGAGGGCCAGATCGGCGGCATCCTGCGCTCGGAGCGCAACATCGCGCACCGTTTGATCGAAGAGTTCATGCTGCTGGCGAACGAAACCGTCGCTCGTCATCTTGATGGGCTCGGCGTGCCGCTGCTGTTCCGGGTTCACGAAGAGCCGAACCCGGTGAAGGTCGAAGAGTTCGCTGAGATTGCCGCCTCATTCGGCCACAAGTTTTCCATGCACGGGCCGGTGCCGCAGCGCGGCTTTCAACACCTGGCGACACAGATTCGCGGCCTGCCCGAAGAACGTATGCTCTCTTACTTAATGCTGCGCTCGATGCAGCGCGCCAAGTATGCCGCGAAGAACGAAGGGCATTACGGGCTGGCGATGAAGACCTACACGCATTTCACGTCGCCGATCCGCCGCTATCCCGACTTGATCGTCCACCGCGTTCTGCGCGAAGTGGTCGAGCGCGGGCGCACGAACGCCGCAGACTTTGCCATCGATCTTGGCGAGCGCCGCGCCTTGAAGCGCTTGGCCGCGCCGGTGCTTGACGAGGAGAGCGAAACCACGCTGCGCAGCCGGCTGGTCAACATCGGTGAACACGCCAGCGAGCGCGAGCGCGTTGCCGCCGACGCCGAGCGCGAGCTGATGGATTGGCGCAAGGCCGAGTTTATGGCCGGGCGGGTCGGCGAAGTCTTCGACGGCGTCATCACCTCGGTTAAGGATTACGGATTTTATGTCGAGCTGAATGACTTCTTCGTTGAAGGGCTGGTGCATATCTCGACGCTGACGGACGACGAGTACGAATACCAGGAGCGCAAGCACCGGTTGAGTGGCGGGCGCACGAATCGCAAGTACCGGCTCGGCGATGCCGTGCGCGTCGTTGTCAGCCGCGTAGACCGCACGCGCCACTTGATTGACTTTGCGCTTTCGGATTAG
- the lptB gene encoding LPS export ABC transporter ATP-binding protein: protein MSVLGAIGLRKSYRKRTVVNDVSLEIRQAEIVGLLGPNGAGKTTVFYMIVGLERPDRGKIFLNAKDISRLPMYLRARNGISYLPQEASVFRKLTVEENILLVLQTLPLTRREREHRLEALLNELDIAYVRHTKAYQLSGGERRRTEIARCLVIEPRFILLDEPFAGIDPIAVIDIQRILQKLRERGIGVLITDHNVRETLAITDRAYIINDGQIFRAGTPDELTGDEEVKRVYLGENFKM, encoded by the coding sequence ATCAGCGTGCTCGGCGCCATCGGCTTGCGCAAGTCCTACCGCAAGCGCACGGTCGTCAACGACGTCTCGCTGGAAATCAGGCAAGCAGAGATTGTCGGGTTGCTCGGGCCGAACGGTGCCGGCAAGACGACTGTCTTTTACATGATCGTCGGATTGGAAAGGCCCGACCGCGGCAAAATTTTCCTGAACGCCAAAGACATTTCGCGGCTGCCGATGTACCTGCGGGCGCGCAACGGCATCAGCTATCTGCCGCAGGAAGCCTCGGTCTTTCGCAAGCTGACGGTCGAAGAGAACATCCTGCTGGTGTTGCAGACGCTGCCGCTCACCAGGCGCGAGCGCGAGCACCGGCTCGAAGCCTTGCTCAACGAATTAGACATCGCTTACGTGCGGCACACGAAAGCCTACCAGTTGTCGGGCGGCGAGCGGCGGCGCACAGAGATCGCCCGCTGCCTGGTGATCGAGCCGCGTTTCATCCTGCTTGACGAGCCGTTTGCCGGCATTGACCCGATTGCCGTCATCGATATTCAGCGCATCTTGCAAAAGCTGCGCGAGCGCGGCATCGGCGTGCTGATCACCGATCATAATGTCCGCGAGACTCTGGCCATTACCGACAGAGCGTATATAATAAATGACGGACAGATTTTTCGCGCGGGGACGCCCGATGAGTTAACCGGTGATGAAGAAGTGAAACGAGTCTACCTGGGAGAGAATTTCAAAATGTAG